Proteins from a single region of Pseudomonas sp. 10S4:
- the oprI gene encoding outer membrane lipoprotei OprI gives MNNVLKFSALALAAVLATGCSSVSKETEARLTATEDAAARSQARADEAYRKADEALAAAQKAQQTADEANERALRMLDKASRK, from the coding sequence ATGAACAACGTTCTGAAATTCTCTGCTCTGGCTCTGGCCGCAGTTCTGGCTACCGGTTGCAGCAGCGTATCGAAAGAAACCGAAGCACGTCTGACCGCTACTGAAGACGCAGCTGCTCGCTCCCAGGCTCGTGCAGACGAAGCTTACCGTAAAGCTGATGAAGCTCTGGCTGCTGCTCAAAAAGCACAACAGACTGCTGACGAAGCTAACGAGCGTGCTCTGCGCATGCTGGACAAAGCTAGCCGCAAGTAA
- a CDS encoding ABC transporter permease, producing MARLPLLRLFSLAIRQLLRDARAGELRVLFFALLVAVAASTAIGYFGARLNGAMMLRATEFLGADLLLEGSSPARPEQIKSGTELGLEHAQVVEFSSVIATDKGIQLSSIKAADDVYPLRGELKSAPTPFAPEVSGGGPKPGEAWVEARLLTALDLKIGDSIDVGMKTLKLSRVLTYEPDRAGNFYSLTPRVLINLSDLTATGVVQPGSRVSYRELWRGNAQSLETYRQLVKPGLAANQRLQDARDGNRQIGGALGKAERYLNMASLVAVLLSGVAVALSATRFAMRRFDASALLRCLGLSRRETMLLFSLQLTVLGLLASLSGALLGWLAQLGLFALLHDLLPTDVPPGGLLPAIAGIGTGLVALAGFALPPLAALGRVPPLRVLRRDMLPIPSSTWMVYGAALGALGLIMWRLSLDLVLTFALLGGGVIAAVVLGGLLLLLLNSLRRMLARASLPWRLGLGQLLRHPLAAAGQSLAFGLILLSMALIALLRGELLDTWQNQLPKNAPNYFALNILPADKQAFTDRLIELSAQSAPLYPVVPGRLISINGEAVQDIVSKDSAGDRAIQRDLSLTWAADLPAGNKLTSGTWWTEQTPEDVPGVSVEGKVAESLKLKLGDHLVFTVGGVNREAKVTSLREINWDNFQPNFFMIFQPGTLKDLPATYLTSFYLAAGHDQQIVDLSRAFPAVTILQVEALLEQLRSILAQVTLAVEYVLLFVLAAGMAVLFSGLQATLDERIRQGALLRALGAERQLLVKARRIEFGLLGAVSGLLAALGSELVSLVLYRYAFDLPWHPHPWLLVLPLIGAVLIGGAGVFGTRRALNASPLTVLREG from the coding sequence ATGGCACGCTTGCCGCTATTGCGCCTGTTCAGCCTCGCCATCCGCCAACTGCTGCGCGACGCCCGCGCCGGGGAGCTGCGGGTGTTGTTCTTCGCCTTGCTGGTGGCCGTGGCGGCGAGTACTGCCATCGGTTATTTCGGCGCCCGCCTCAATGGCGCCATGATGCTGCGTGCCACCGAGTTTCTCGGTGCCGACCTTTTGCTCGAAGGCAGTTCACCTGCGCGCCCCGAGCAGATCAAAAGCGGTACGGAGTTGGGCCTGGAACATGCGCAGGTGGTGGAATTCTCCAGCGTCATCGCAACGGACAAGGGCATTCAGCTGTCCAGCATCAAGGCGGCCGACGATGTCTATCCACTGCGCGGCGAACTGAAAAGCGCCCCCACGCCATTTGCCCCGGAAGTTTCCGGCGGCGGGCCAAAACCCGGCGAAGCCTGGGTCGAAGCACGCCTGCTGACGGCTCTGGATCTGAAGATCGGCGACAGCATCGACGTCGGCATGAAAACCCTCAAGCTGTCGCGGGTGTTGACGTATGAACCGGACCGCGCCGGCAATTTCTACAGCCTGACGCCGCGCGTGTTGATCAACCTCAGCGACCTTACGGCGACTGGCGTGGTGCAGCCCGGCAGCCGGGTCAGTTATCGCGAACTCTGGCGCGGCAATGCCCAGTCGCTGGAAACCTATCGGCAACTGGTCAAGCCGGGCCTCGCCGCCAACCAGCGCCTGCAAGATGCCCGGGATGGCAACCGACAGATCGGTGGTGCACTGGGCAAGGCCGAGCGCTACTTGAACATGGCCAGTCTGGTGGCGGTTTTGCTGTCCGGTGTGGCCGTGGCACTGTCAGCGACACGCTTCGCCATGCGTCGATTCGATGCCAGCGCCTTGCTGCGCTGTCTGGGTCTGTCCCGTCGGGAAACCATGCTGCTGTTCAGTTTGCAGCTGACAGTGCTTGGCTTGCTCGCCAGCCTCAGCGGCGCCCTTCTCGGCTGGTTGGCGCAACTCGGGCTGTTTGCGCTGCTGCATGACTTGCTGCCCACTGACGTTCCACCGGGCGGCTTGCTGCCAGCCATTGCCGGGATCGGCACCGGGCTGGTGGCACTGGCCGGTTTCGCCCTCCCACCGCTGGCCGCCCTTGGCCGGGTACCGCCATTGCGCGTATTGCGTCGAGACATGCTGCCAATCCCGTCCAGCACCTGGATGGTCTATGGCGCGGCGCTGGGCGCACTCGGGTTGATCATGTGGCGTTTGAGTCTGGACCTGGTGCTGACCTTCGCCCTGCTGGGCGGTGGCGTGATCGCTGCGGTAGTGCTCGGCGGCTTGCTGCTGTTGCTGCTCAATAGCCTGCGTCGAATGTTGGCCCGTGCGTCATTGCCGTGGCGCCTGGGTCTGGGCCAACTGCTGCGTCATCCATTGGCGGCCGCTGGCCAATCCCTGGCCTTCGGTTTGATTCTGCTGTCCATGGCGCTGATTGCATTGCTGCGCGGCGAGCTGCTGGACACCTGGCAGAACCAGTTGCCGAAAAACGCACCGAATTATTTCGCGCTGAATATTCTCCCGGCGGACAAACAGGCGTTCACCGATCGCCTGATCGAACTGTCGGCACAATCGGCGCCGCTGTACCCGGTGGTACCAGGCAGGCTGATCAGTATCAATGGCGAAGCGGTGCAGGACATCGTCAGCAAGGATTCGGCCGGTGACCGGGCGATCCAGCGTGACCTGAGCCTGACTTGGGCGGCGGACCTGCCAGCGGGCAACAAGCTCACTTCGGGAACCTGGTGGACCGAACAAACGCCGGAGGATGTTCCCGGTGTGTCGGTGGAAGGCAAGGTTGCCGAGAGCCTGAAGCTCAAGCTGGGCGATCATCTGGTGTTCACCGTCGGCGGGGTCAATCGCGAAGCGAAAGTCACCAGCCTGCGGGAGATCAACTGGGACAACTTCCAGCCGAACTTCTTCATGATCTTTCAGCCTGGCACGTTGAAAGATCTGCCCGCGACCTACCTCACCAGTTTTTATCTGGCAGCCGGTCACGATCAGCAGATTGTCGATCTGTCCCGGGCGTTCCCGGCGGTCACCATTCTGCAAGTTGAAGCCTTGCTGGAACAGCTGCGCAGTATCCTTGCCCAAGTCACCCTGGCGGTGGAATACGTGTTGTTGTTCGTGCTGGCGGCGGGCATGGCCGTGCTGTTCTCCGGCCTGCAAGCAACACTGGATGAACGAATTCGCCAAGGGGCGCTGTTACGCGCCCTAGGGGCCGAGCGCCAATTGCTGGTCAAGGCCCGGCGCATCGAGTTCGGCTTGCTCGGCGCCGTCAGCGGCCTGCTGGCGGCCCTGGGTTCGGAGCTGGTCAGCCTGGTGCTTTACCGTTACGCCTTCGACCTGCCCTGGCACCCGCATCCGTGGCTGCTGGTGCTGCCATTGATCGGTGCCGTGCTGATTGGTGGCGCCGGTGTGTTCGGTACGCGTCGCGCCCTGAACGCCAGCCCGCTGACAGTCCTGCGCGAGGGTTGA
- the greB gene encoding transcription elongation factor GreB — MSRYRPPRTAGTALITPEGEARMRAEFHELWHVRRPQVTQSVSEAAAQGDRSENAEYTYGKKMLREIDSRVRFLTKRLEALKVVSEKPSDPNKVYFGAWVTIEDEDGKESRYRIVGPDELDLKLGLISIDSPLARALIGKALDAEVRVQTPTGEQCVYIVAIEYL; from the coding sequence ATGAGCCGTTATCGCCCTCCCCGCACCGCTGGCACCGCGCTGATCACCCCCGAAGGTGAAGCGCGGATGCGTGCCGAGTTTCACGAACTCTGGCACGTGCGCCGACCGCAGGTAACGCAATCGGTCAGCGAGGCAGCGGCCCAGGGTGATCGCTCGGAAAATGCCGAATACACCTACGGCAAGAAAATGCTGCGCGAGATCGACAGTCGTGTGCGTTTTCTCACCAAACGACTGGAAGCCCTGAAAGTCGTCAGCGAAAAACCCAGCGATCCGAACAAGGTGTATTTCGGCGCCTGGGTGACGATTGAAGATGAGGACGGCAAAGAGTCGCGCTATCGCATTGTCGGCCCGGACGAACTGGACCTCAAACTGGGACTGATCAGCATTGATTCGCCACTGGCCCGCGCCCTGATCGGTAAGGCGCTGGACGCAGAAGTCCGGGTCCAGACACCCACCGGTGAGCAGTGCGTGTATATCGTGGCGATCGAGTATCTGTAG
- a CDS encoding class I SAM-dependent methyltransferase, whose protein sequence is MNALSPVVRPAPITAHLTQRNPKILLGGKHQPTLLRYLDGWPRRTGGPAAFLIQFVEDGESLARFANDSFDLAVIQSPSLEDAPEVIKQLTRVARQGLITRR, encoded by the coding sequence ATGAATGCACTAAGCCCCGTTGTACGCCCCGCGCCGATCACGGCACACCTCACCCAGCGCAATCCAAAAATCCTGCTTGGCGGCAAACATCAGCCGACGCTTCTGCGTTATCTCGACGGCTGGCCACGTCGTACTGGCGGCCCCGCAGCTTTCCTGATCCAGTTTGTCGAAGATGGTGAGTCACTGGCTCGGTTTGCCAACGACAGTTTTGATCTGGCGGTGATTCAGTCGCCGAGCCTTGAAGATGCGCCCGAAGTGATCAAACAATTAACCCGTGTCGCTCGACAAGGGTTGATTACCCGGCGCTGA
- a CDS encoding DoxX family protein produces MSTLINKVLFTRAGYGLTVLRIFVGIIFAAHGSQKLFGMFGGYGIAGTAQYMESLGLAPGHLMAILAGGTEFFAGLALIIGLLVRPAALGLTFLSLVAIFSVHIHNGLFLANNGYEFALALLGGSIAVLIEGAGKLSADRAIAG; encoded by the coding sequence ATGAGCACTCTGATCAACAAGGTACTGTTTACCCGCGCTGGCTACGGCCTGACTGTTCTGCGTATTTTCGTCGGCATTATCTTCGCGGCTCACGGTTCGCAGAAGCTCTTCGGAATGTTCGGTGGTTACGGGATTGCCGGCACCGCGCAGTACATGGAAAGCCTTGGCCTTGCACCGGGTCACCTGATGGCGATCCTGGCGGGTGGTACGGAATTCTTCGCTGGTCTGGCCTTGATCATCGGTTTGCTGGTTCGTCCGGCGGCACTGGGGCTGACCTTCCTCTCACTGGTGGCGATCTTCTCGGTGCACATCCATAACGGTCTGTTCTTGGCCAACAATGGCTACGAGTTTGCCCTGGCTTTGCTCGGTGGCAGCATCGCGGTGCTGATCGAAGGCGCCGGCAAGCTTTCAGCAGACCGCGCCATCGCCGGCTGA
- a CDS encoding transglycosylase SLT domain-containing protein, with protein MTRPSVLLLLCCSLLLPMPAVARLAGPLQAVPSTQVRDLAAIRSSRVLKVLVNQSRNSSGEVEGQAIGVEYHRLRAFEQYLNGHARDGQEITLKIIPKAKDQLLGALQRGEGDLVAPGELLDPQSGHAVSTSEPIASNVPLILVGIKGERRYTHLEQLSGKTLALPTGSAAGDAVSQINQKLALHKLAPVKVEWVDPSLAVEDVLEMVQGGIFHLTIVEQPIAERWGKILPKLRFDRQVLIGAPGEEYWFVRRDASMLRASIDRFLTTYKKPSDEDVAFLRIYRRLYQVHYPLAKADRERLEKLRPVLQKHADAQGMDWLNLAALAFKESALQPEARSGGGPTGLMQITPSAAQRVGVNNVQNLDANVQAGAKYLAMIRRKFFSSPKLNERERMAFVLAAYNMGPERVQGMRAEARRRGLNPNQWFFQVERIAMEQVGMSAVSYVNSVNKYYLAFDRERESLEPKGQKVVSRK; from the coding sequence ATGACACGTCCCTCGGTTTTGCTACTGCTGTGTTGTTCGTTGCTGCTGCCGATGCCGGCGGTTGCGCGCCTCGCCGGGCCGCTGCAAGCCGTGCCGTCCACCCAGGTCCGCGATCTGGCGGCAATCCGCAGCAGCCGCGTGCTGAAGGTCCTGGTCAATCAGAGCCGTAACAGCTCCGGTGAAGTTGAGGGCCAGGCCATCGGTGTCGAGTACCATCGCCTGCGGGCCTTCGAGCAATACCTCAATGGCCACGCACGTGACGGCCAGGAAATCACCCTCAAGATCATCCCCAAAGCCAAGGATCAACTGCTCGGCGCGTTGCAGCGCGGCGAGGGCGATCTGGTGGCTCCCGGGGAATTGCTCGATCCGCAATCCGGCCACGCCGTGAGTACCAGCGAACCGATTGCCAGCAACGTGCCGCTGATCCTGGTCGGCATCAAGGGTGAACGACGTTACACCCATCTCGAACAACTCTCTGGCAAAACCCTGGCATTGCCCACGGGCAGTGCGGCCGGGGACGCGGTCAGTCAGATCAATCAAAAGCTCGCCTTGCACAAACTGGCACCGGTAAAGGTTGAGTGGGTCGACCCGAGCCTGGCGGTTGAGGACGTGCTGGAGATGGTCCAGGGTGGCATCTTCCACCTGACCATCGTCGAGCAGCCGATCGCCGAGCGCTGGGGCAAGATTCTGCCCAAGCTGCGGTTTGATCGGCAGGTGCTGATCGGTGCGCCCGGCGAGGAATACTGGTTCGTGCGCCGCGATGCCTCGATGTTGCGGGCGAGCATTGATCGCTTCCTGACCACCTACAAGAAACCGTCGGATGAGGACGTGGCGTTTCTGCGGATCTACCGGCGCCTGTATCAAGTGCACTATCCGTTGGCGAAGGCCGATCGGGAGCGGCTGGAAAAACTCCGGCCGGTGTTGCAAAAACACGCTGATGCCCAAGGCATGGACTGGTTGAACCTGGCGGCGTTGGCGTTTAAGGAGTCGGCGCTGCAACCCGAGGCCCGCAGTGGCGGTGGCCCCACTGGCTTGATGCAGATCACCCCGTCGGCGGCACAGCGGGTCGGGGTCAACAATGTGCAGAACCTCGACGCCAATGTGCAGGCAGGGGCCAAGTACCTGGCGATGATCCGCCGAAAATTCTTCTCCAGCCCCAAACTCAACGAGCGCGAACGGATGGCGTTCGTGCTGGCGGCGTACAACATGGGGCCGGAACGGGTTCAGGGCATGCGTGCTGAGGCCCGGCGACGGGGTTTGAACCCTAATCAGTGGTTCTTTCAGGTCGAGCGCATTGCCATGGAGCAAGTGGGGATGAGCGCCGTCAGCTATGTTAATAGCGTGAACAAGTATTACTTGGCGTTTGATCGGGAGCGGGAGTCGTTGGAGCCTAAAGGGCAAAAAGTGGTCTCGCGAAAATGA
- a CDS encoding TatD family hydrolase — MQLIDIGVNLTNPSFDDKHQAVLDRAYAAGVCQLVLTGTSVDGSEQALELCRQLDESAQRLFATAGIHPHSASDWNADSERRLRSLLKEPNMVAVGECGLDFNRDFSPRPQQEKVLEEHLAMAVELQLPVFLHERDASQRLLEILRDYRDQLPAAVVHCFTGEKKALFSYLDLDLHIGITGWICDERRGTHLHPLVKEIKRGRLMLESDAPYLLPRSLRPKPKNGRNEPAYLTEVLREVALHREESEEDLAAHTTACARAFFGLPTFPQ, encoded by the coding sequence ATGCAACTCATCGATATCGGCGTCAACCTGACCAACCCCAGTTTCGACGATAAACACCAGGCCGTACTCGACCGCGCCTACGCTGCCGGGGTCTGCCAATTGGTGCTCACCGGGACCAGTGTCGACGGCAGCGAACAGGCTCTGGAACTGTGCCGGCAACTGGACGAAAGCGCGCAACGGCTGTTCGCCACCGCCGGCATTCACCCGCACTCCGCCAGCGACTGGAATGCCGATAGCGAGCGGCGCCTGCGCAGTTTGCTCAAAGAGCCGAACATGGTGGCCGTGGGCGAATGCGGGCTGGATTTCAATCGCGACTTCTCGCCGCGTCCGCAACAGGAAAAGGTCCTCGAAGAACACCTGGCCATGGCGGTCGAACTGCAATTGCCGGTGTTCCTCCATGAACGCGATGCCAGTCAGCGCTTGCTCGAAATCCTGCGCGACTACCGTGATCAGTTGCCAGCCGCCGTGGTGCATTGCTTCACCGGCGAAAAGAAAGCGCTGTTCAGTTACCTCGACCTGGATTTGCACATCGGCATCACTGGCTGGATCTGTGATGAACGACGGGGCACGCACCTGCATCCGCTGGTGAAAGAGATCAAGCGCGGACGCTTGATGCTGGAGAGTGATGCACCGTACTTGCTGCCGCGCAGTCTAAGGCCCAAGCCAAAGAACGGGCGCAACGAGCCGGCTTATCTGACCGAGGTGTTGCGCGAAGTGGCGTTGCATCGCGAGGAAAGTGAAGAAGACCTGGCGGCTCATACCACTGCTTGCGCCCGGGCATTCTTCGGCCTGCCTACGTTCCCCCAGTAA
- a CDS encoding methyl-accepting chemotaxis protein → MGAWLSNISLKYKFWAVNAVAFVTTLLLVLYAVQLEQQARSHASQASAQAQARLLNAWPAGQPLPQADNVLTFSHGQAPRINDQPVLELTDTNGWVDINRMPLFGDNPLMGAEVFSRADGQQIAVIAYGPSLTQVFGERFFNYAMAVAILMLAMLGASQLLIRFLLSQLNTLKDVMLHVEKTGDLSARVPLACKDEVGQMANAFNAMQAGYQRVVNTVANTARQLDVGAARLASSMNEVRHGMLGQQSETDQAATAINEMTATVYHIAQHAGATRDLSQSADTLAGSGQEVVSRVQKSIAGLSSGVQQTAEMIQRLAEDSQKINGVVSVIHSIAEQTNLLALNAAIEAARAGEMGRGFAVVADEVRNLAKRVQTSTDEITLMVAALQAGTRDAVDFMQESSFKADDCVQQAQEAGAALAQITSAVAQMRESNTQIAVAAEQQSHVAEEMNRAVVSIRDVTENTVQQTVDSATTSNELATLAGELSKAIGQLKL, encoded by the coding sequence ATGGGTGCCTGGCTTAGCAACATCTCGCTGAAATACAAATTCTGGGCGGTCAACGCGGTCGCCTTCGTCACCACCCTGCTGTTGGTGTTGTACGCCGTACAACTTGAACAGCAAGCCCGCAGCCATGCATCCCAGGCATCGGCTCAGGCTCAGGCACGTTTGCTCAACGCCTGGCCTGCCGGGCAGCCGCTGCCCCAGGCTGACAACGTACTGACCTTCAGTCACGGCCAGGCACCACGGATCAACGATCAACCAGTGCTGGAACTGACCGACACCAATGGCTGGGTCGATATCAACCGCATGCCGCTGTTCGGCGACAACCCGTTGATGGGCGCCGAGGTGTTCAGCCGCGCCGACGGCCAGCAAATCGCAGTGATCGCTTACGGCCCGAGCCTGACCCAAGTGTTCGGCGAACGTTTCTTCAACTATGCGATGGCGGTGGCGATCCTGATGCTGGCGATGCTCGGTGCTTCGCAGTTGTTGATCCGTTTCTTGCTCAGCCAGCTCAATACCTTGAAAGACGTGATGCTGCACGTCGAGAAAACCGGCGACCTGTCGGCCCGCGTGCCACTGGCCTGCAAGGATGAAGTCGGGCAGATGGCCAACGCCTTCAACGCCATGCAGGCCGGTTATCAGCGGGTGGTCAACACCGTCGCCAACACCGCCCGGCAACTGGATGTCGGCGCGGCACGGCTGGCGTCGAGCATGAATGAAGTGCGCCACGGCATGCTCGGCCAGCAAAGCGAAACCGATCAAGCCGCCACCGCCATCAACGAAATGACCGCCACGGTTTATCACATCGCCCAGCATGCCGGCGCCACCCGCGACCTCTCGCAAAGCGCCGACACCCTGGCCGGCAGCGGCCAGGAAGTGGTCAGCCGAGTGCAGAAGTCGATTGCCGGATTGTCCAGCGGCGTGCAGCAGACCGCCGAGATGATCCAGCGCCTGGCCGAGGACAGTCAGAAGATCAATGGCGTGGTCAGCGTGATTCACAGCATTGCCGAGCAAACCAACCTGCTGGCGCTCAACGCGGCCATCGAAGCGGCGCGGGCCGGAGAAATGGGCCGCGGCTTTGCGGTGGTCGCCGATGAAGTACGCAACCTGGCCAAGCGCGTGCAAACCTCGACGGATGAAATCACGCTGATGGTTGCTGCCTTGCAGGCCGGGACCCGAGACGCCGTGGACTTCATGCAGGAGAGCTCGTTCAAGGCCGACGATTGCGTCCAGCAGGCTCAGGAAGCCGGGGCAGCCTTGGCGCAAATCACCAGCGCGGTGGCGCAGATGCGTGAAAGCAATACGCAGATCGCAGTGGCCGCCGAGCAGCAGAGCCATGTGGCCGAAGAGATGAATCGGGCGGTGGTGAGCATTCGTGACGTGACCGAGAACACGGTGCAACAGACGGTGGATTCAGCGACCACCAGTAATGAGTTGGCGACGTTGGCTGGGGAGTTGAGCAAGGCTATCGGGCAGCTAAAGCTTTAA
- a CDS encoding acyl-CoA thioesterase codes for MRFSDLLDAVRSQPQALSIPAEWGQGRASFGGLVAALQYEAMRAKVPADRPVRSLAITFVGPVEPDVPVSFEVDVLREGKAVSQVLGRVMQKGQVVTLVQGSFGASRPSEVAVTAQSAPEMKHWDECQELPYIKGVTPEFMKHLAMRWSVGGLPFTGNKSRDMGGWVRLRGDVKDEPLSEAYILALVDAWPPALLPHLNKPAAGSTLTWTIEFVQPLLALSTLDWCKYLVDIEYAADGYGHAAAKLWSTDGQLIAMSRQTVTIFA; via the coding sequence ATGCGATTTTCCGATCTGCTCGACGCTGTCCGCAGCCAGCCGCAGGCGCTGTCGATTCCCGCCGAATGGGGCCAGGGCCGTGCCAGTTTTGGTGGCCTGGTCGCCGCGTTGCAGTACGAAGCCATGCGCGCAAAAGTCCCGGCGGATCGGCCAGTGCGTTCGCTGGCGATCACTTTTGTCGGCCCGGTAGAACCCGATGTGCCGGTCAGTTTTGAAGTCGACGTGTTGCGCGAAGGCAAGGCCGTCAGCCAAGTGCTGGGCCGGGTGATGCAGAAAGGTCAGGTGGTGACACTGGTCCAGGGCAGTTTCGGTGCCTCGCGACCGTCCGAAGTGGCGGTGACGGCGCAATCTGCGCCCGAGATGAAACACTGGGACGAATGCCAGGAACTGCCCTACATCAAAGGCGTGACCCCGGAGTTCATGAAACATCTGGCGATGCGCTGGAGCGTCGGTGGGTTGCCGTTCACCGGGAACAAATCCCGGGACATGGGCGGTTGGGTGCGCTTGCGCGGGGATGTGAAGGACGAGCCGCTCAGCGAGGCGTATATCCTCGCGCTGGTCGACGCCTGGCCACCGGCCTTGCTGCCGCACCTGAACAAACCGGCGGCGGGCAGTACGCTGACCTGGACCATCGAATTCGTCCAGCCGTTGCTGGCGTTGAGTACGCTGGACTGGTGCAAGTACCTGGTGGACATCGAATATGCTGCAGATGGCTATGGGCATGCGGCGGCGAAACTGTGGAGCACAGACGGTCAGTTGATTGCCATGAGCCGGCAGACCGTGACGATTTTTGCCTGA